The Sulfolobus acidocaldarius DSM 639 genome has a window encoding:
- the rplX gene encoding 50S ribosomal protein L24 — MISSKPSKQRKLVYNLPNHLRYKLLTARLSEDLEKQYGIKRISIRKGDSVKLMRGSQVGYEGKVVEVDRKRGRVAIEGLTKKKADGTPVYVWVHASKVIITKLDTGDKERMDAIERKRKMREEYFSKKSPKEVS; from the coding sequence ATGATATCCTCTAAGCCGTCAAAACAAAGGAAATTAGTTTACAATTTGCCTAATCATTTGAGGTATAAGTTACTTACAGCAAGACTAAGCGAAGATTTGGAGAAGCAATACGGTATTAAAAGAATATCAATAAGAAAAGGCGATAGTGTTAAGCTTATGCGTGGTTCTCAAGTTGGTTATGAAGGTAAAGTGGTAGAGGTAGATAGGAAAAGGGGAAGGGTAGCTATAGAAGGGTTAACGAAAAAGAAAGCAGACGGTACTCCAGTATATGTATGGGTTCATGCTTCTAAAGTCATTATAACAAAACTAGACACAGGTGATAAAGAGAGAATGGATGCAATTGAGAGGAAGAGGAAGATGAGGGAAGAATATTTTAGTAAAAAATCACCTAAAGAGGTGAGCTAA
- a CDS encoding 30S ribosomal protein S5 — MSEEVPVIKLEDWKPRTKVGQLIKEGKINSMKELFERNLPIVEPEIVDVLLPKLRYDIVDIGIVQKQTDAGELSRYKVLIVMGNMDGYISYGTGKAKQLRVAIQKAIRDAKMRIIPVRRGCGSWECTCGESHSLPFIVSGKAGSVEVTLLPAPKGTGLVVGSVLKTFLSLAGLKDVWSRTKGSTYTHENFIKAAYIALYNTYRFVTPVDWGRMK, encoded by the coding sequence ATGTCAGAGGAAGTTCCTGTTATCAAATTAGAGGATTGGAAACCGAGAACTAAAGTAGGGCAGCTTATCAAAGAAGGAAAAATTAATTCTATGAAGGAGTTATTCGAAAGGAATCTACCCATAGTGGAGCCTGAAATAGTTGATGTGTTATTGCCTAAGTTGAGATATGATATTGTGGATATTGGTATTGTTCAGAAACAGACTGATGCTGGTGAATTATCAAGGTATAAGGTTCTAATAGTGATGGGTAATATGGACGGATATATTAGTTATGGAACAGGAAAGGCGAAGCAGTTACGTGTGGCTATTCAAAAGGCCATAAGAGATGCCAAAATGAGAATTATACCAGTAAGAAGAGGATGTGGAAGCTGGGAGTGCACTTGTGGTGAGTCTCATAGTTTACCATTTATAGTTTCGGGAAAAGCTGGAAGTGTAGAAGTAACCTTACTTCCTGCTCCAAAGGGTACTGGATTAGTGGTTGGATCTGTTCTCAAAACTTTCTTATCTTTAGCAGGTCTAAAGGATGTTTGGTCTAGGACTAAAGGGTCAACATATACGCATGAAAATTTCATAAAGGCAGCATATATTGCATTATACAATACATATAGATTCGTAACACCTGTAGATTGGGGGAGAATGAAGTGA
- a CDS encoding 50S ribosomal protein L2 has protein sequence MGKKLLQQRAGRGGINFRSPSWRRVGPARYPNIEGDHKGKIIDILHNPGVTAPVVKVKLDNGLQFYIPAVQGVAVGQEISIGKNATISNGNIVEVGQLPEGTVICNVEKLKGDGGKFARAAGSYAVISGKAGNKVLIKLSSEKIVEVSQNARATVGIIAGGGFVEKPLLKAGNNYWKYRVRAVKWPVVRGVAMNAVSHPHGGGLHQSVSRPSTVSRNAPPGRKVGHIASRRTGRRGGA, from the coding sequence ATGGGTAAGAAGTTATTACAACAAAGAGCAGGAAGAGGAGGTATAAATTTTAGAAGCCCAAGTTGGAGAAGAGTTGGGCCAGCTAGATATCCAAATATAGAGGGAGATCATAAAGGTAAGATTATCGATATATTACATAATCCAGGTGTTACCGCACCTGTTGTTAAGGTTAAATTAGACAACGGGCTTCAATTTTACATTCCTGCTGTTCAGGGTGTAGCTGTAGGTCAAGAAATAAGTATAGGCAAGAATGCGACTATATCGAATGGAAATATAGTAGAAGTTGGGCAGCTGCCGGAGGGTACTGTGATATGTAACGTAGAAAAGTTGAAGGGAGATGGAGGAAAGTTTGCTAGAGCCGCTGGATCTTATGCAGTTATCTCAGGTAAGGCCGGAAACAAGGTTTTAATTAAATTGTCATCTGAGAAAATTGTTGAAGTAAGCCAGAACGCTAGAGCTACTGTTGGGATTATTGCAGGAGGAGGTTTTGTAGAGAAACCTTTGTTAAAAGCTGGAAATAATTACTGGAAATATAGAGTTAGAGCTGTAAAGTGGCCTGTTGTGAGAGGTGTTGCTATGAACGCTGTATCTCATCCACATGGTGGTGGTTTACATCAGAGTGTCAGTAGGCCTTCTACAGTATCCAGAAACGCACCGCCTGGAAGAAAAGTTGGTCATATTGCATCAAGAAGGACTGGTAGACGTGGTGGAGCATAA
- a CDS encoding 30S ribosomal protein S4e, whose amino-acid sequence MVHITRFEAPWFLKVGKKEYKWIIRSRAGPHKIQESVPLAILLKYYLKAVDTTREAKRIIFDGKVLVDGKVRRDYKYPVGLMDVVEIPSADLRVRIIPDNVRYLTTINISREDAKYKFVRIMNKTTLKSGVLQLNLEDGRNILLKGEELSQYNLPTLTTLKIELPEQKITTAYTIKEGVYAMIIGGRNAGLHGKISKIQLAKYKRIKYSLVTLEGKDGSTFQTNLINVMAIGENEADSNLGVKL is encoded by the coding sequence TTGGTTCACATAACGAGATTTGAAGCTCCTTGGTTCCTGAAGGTCGGAAAGAAAGAGTATAAATGGATAATCAGGTCTAGGGCTGGTCCGCATAAAATACAGGAGAGTGTACCATTGGCTATATTATTAAAATATTATTTGAAAGCAGTAGATACTACCAGAGAGGCAAAAAGAATAATATTTGACGGAAAGGTTTTAGTTGATGGAAAAGTAAGAAGGGACTACAAGTACCCTGTTGGTCTTATGGACGTTGTAGAGATTCCCAGTGCAGATTTGAGAGTGAGGATTATACCAGATAACGTCAGATATTTAACTACTATAAACATATCAAGAGAAGATGCGAAGTACAAGTTTGTACGAATAATGAACAAGACCACCTTGAAGTCTGGAGTTTTACAATTAAATCTAGAAGATGGGAGGAATATTCTTTTGAAAGGAGAGGAGTTGTCTCAATATAACTTACCTACATTAACAACGCTAAAGATAGAATTACCGGAACAAAAGATTACTACCGCATATACAATCAAGGAGGGCGTATATGCAATGATTATTGGAGGAAGAAACGCAGGTTTACATGGTAAAATTTCGAAGATTCAGCTGGCTAAGTATAAGAGAATAAAGTATTCATTAGTGACTTTAGAGGGTAAGGATGGCTCAACTTTCCAGACTAACTTAATTAATGTTATGGCAATAGGTGAAAATGAGGCTGATTCAAATTTAGGTGTTAAGTTATGA
- a CDS encoding 30S ribosomal protein S3, which yields MVLIKRHFLQKAAIKVMVDEYLAKQFYNAEYAGVEIVKTPIGTRVIIYAGRPPLIIGKGGKTIKQLAQVLEKFFGLENPQITVTAAENPELNARVMAFRLAIALEKGYHFRRAAFITIRRIMSSGAVGAEVIVSGKLTSERAKYEKLKEGTVYKSGQQLEKIIDRAIGIAMLKPGVYGVEVVITKPTRSIDKIELKEKVEKTEQGGMVTVTNVSFIEENKSSGGVSNASGS from the coding sequence ATGGTTCTTATAAAGAGGCACTTTTTACAAAAGGCTGCAATAAAAGTAATGGTCGATGAATACTTAGCTAAGCAATTTTACAATGCGGAGTATGCAGGAGTAGAGATAGTTAAGACACCAATAGGAACTAGGGTCATAATATATGCCGGTAGACCTCCGTTAATAATAGGGAAGGGAGGTAAAACTATTAAACAGTTAGCCCAAGTATTGGAAAAGTTCTTTGGTTTAGAAAACCCGCAGATTACAGTTACAGCAGCAGAGAACCCGGAGTTAAACGCTAGAGTAATGGCATTTAGGCTTGCTATAGCTTTAGAGAAAGGATATCATTTCAGGCGAGCCGCGTTTATAACCATTAGGAGAATAATGAGCTCTGGTGCAGTAGGTGCAGAAGTGATAGTTAGTGGTAAACTTACATCGGAAAGAGCGAAATATGAAAAATTAAAAGAAGGCACAGTGTATAAGAGTGGTCAACAGTTAGAGAAAATTATAGACCGTGCAATAGGTATTGCAATGCTTAAGCCTGGAGTTTATGGAGTTGAAGTAGTAATAACGAAACCCACTAGAAGTATAGATAAGATAGAGTTAAAGGAGAAGGTAGAAAAAACTGAGCAAGGTGGAATGGTAACGGTTACCAATGTTAGCTTTATAGAGGAAAATAAGTCTTCAGGAGGGGTGTCAAATGCCTCTGGAAGTTGA
- the rpl4p gene encoding 50S ribosomal protein L4 has protein sequence MYIELQTKKVSVLDLKGNQLEEIELPLFFSYPVRKDLIRRVFLSEFTKSLQPKGRDPLAGKRTSALSFGINLGIARVPRVKGSGEAALAPNTVGGRLAFPPTTEKRLVEEVNLKEKKLGIISALAATADPNFVKARGHRFTSNNVPIILVDDFENISKAKEIMDILKSIGVVDDIKRVKESKGVRAGKGKMRGRRYQIAKGPLIVVSNHKSPVVESASNIPGVNVVSANLVSVIHLAPGGHPGRLTIYTKSSINILRQRFEGRLNL, from the coding sequence ATGTATATAGAACTCCAGACAAAAAAAGTTTCTGTTTTAGATTTAAAGGGAAATCAGTTAGAAGAAATAGAACTTCCATTATTTTTTAGCTACCCAGTTAGGAAAGATCTAATAAGGAGAGTATTTTTATCAGAATTTACAAAGTCTTTACAGCCAAAAGGAAGAGATCCTTTAGCAGGTAAAAGAACTAGTGCACTCAGCTTTGGAATAAACCTTGGAATAGCCAGGGTACCTAGAGTAAAAGGTAGCGGAGAAGCAGCTTTAGCTCCTAACACCGTAGGTGGTAGACTAGCATTTCCGCCTACTACAGAGAAAAGGTTAGTAGAGGAAGTTAATCTAAAGGAGAAGAAATTAGGTATTATAAGTGCACTTGCAGCTACAGCAGATCCTAATTTTGTCAAAGCAAGGGGTCATAGGTTTACTTCAAATAACGTTCCTATTATATTGGTAGATGATTTTGAAAATATTAGTAAAGCTAAAGAGATCATGGATATACTGAAATCTATAGGTGTCGTAGATGACATAAAGAGAGTGAAGGAGAGTAAAGGAGTAAGAGCAGGTAAAGGAAAAATGAGAGGAAGAAGATACCAAATAGCTAAGGGTCCCTTGATAGTAGTTAGTAACCATAAAAGTCCGGTTGTAGAGTCTGCCTCAAATATACCAGGAGTTAATGTCGTTTCAGCCAACCTAGTTAGTGTAATTCATTTAGCTCCAGGAGGTCATCCTGGTAGATTAACAATATATACTAAATCTTCTATTAACATATTGCGTCAAAGATTTGAAGGGAGGTTGAATTTATGA
- a CDS encoding 50S ribosomal protein L19e, translating into MPEFQLQRRLAADIAGVGLNNIKFNPERLEEVEEALTREDIKKLIKERAVIVNPKRGISSGRLKERKHKRRSKGEGRKHGSRKGKSGARTGDKEIWINKIRKIRRYIRWLRDNNVIDKHTYRLLYKRAKGNYFKNLSDVKSYLRQMGHKV; encoded by the coding sequence ATGCCTGAGTTTCAGTTACAAAGAAGACTAGCCGCAGATATAGCTGGAGTAGGATTAAATAACATAAAGTTTAATCCTGAAAGATTAGAAGAAGTTGAAGAGGCATTAACGAGAGAAGATATTAAAAAGCTCATCAAAGAAAGGGCTGTTATAGTAAATCCTAAGAGAGGAATAAGTAGTGGTAGGTTAAAGGAAAGGAAACATAAAAGGAGGTCTAAGGGTGAAGGAAGAAAGCATGGAAGCAGAAAAGGTAAAAGTGGTGCTAGGACAGGCGATAAGGAGATTTGGATTAATAAAATAAGAAAGATTCGTAGATATATAAGGTGGCTAAGGGATAATAACGTAATAGATAAGCATACGTATAGGTTACTTTATAAGAGAGCTAAAGGTAACTATTTTAAGAACCTTTCGGATGTGAAAAGTTATTTGAGGCAGATGGGTCATAAGGTGTAA
- a CDS encoding 50S ribosomal protein L22, with amino-acid sequence MSKWVYPILSIPEDKLAKAVIKNIDASVRDLYNVCKAIRGMNLKEAREFLNNVLEEKEALPFWRYSHGTSHRSNISRKWKVKSGRYPKKAIKYVLKLLDNAENNANSKGLDIDNLKIVHIAAHKGLVLKRYMTRAFGRSTRKYKYLSHIEVILGEV; translated from the coding sequence ATGAGCAAATGGGTATATCCAATTTTATCTATTCCTGAAGACAAGTTAGCTAAGGCTGTAATCAAAAATATTGATGCGTCTGTTAGGGATTTATACAACGTATGTAAGGCAATAAGAGGTATGAATTTAAAGGAAGCTAGGGAATTTCTTAACAACGTCCTAGAAGAAAAGGAAGCTTTACCGTTCTGGCGATATTCTCACGGAACATCTCATAGGTCTAACATTTCCAGAAAGTGGAAAGTGAAGAGTGGCAGATATCCTAAGAAAGCTATTAAATATGTTCTTAAGCTGTTGGATAATGCTGAAAATAATGCAAACAGTAAGGGTCTTGATATAGACAATTTAAAAATAGTCCATATAGCTGCTCATAAAGGATTAGTGTTAAAGAGATATATGACAAGAGCTTTTGGAAGATCTACAAGAAAATACAAGTATTTATCACATATTGAGGTTATTCTGGGTGAGGTGTAA
- a CDS encoding 30S ribosomal protein S19, translated as MSPEIPPEWKKFRYRGKSLEDLLNMPMDEFIKLLPSRQRRSLKRGFSDKQRRLLEKIRKISREGKQNKVIKTHVRNMVILPEMVGLRFAVYNGKEFVEFQVVPEMIGRYLGEYSITTKKVEHGEPGLKATKSSLFLAMKG; from the coding sequence ATGTCACCCGAAATTCCACCTGAATGGAAGAAGTTTAGATATAGGGGTAAGTCTCTAGAGGACCTTCTGAATATGCCTATGGATGAGTTTATAAAGCTTTTACCTTCACGTCAAAGAAGGTCATTAAAGAGAGGTTTCTCCGATAAGCAGAGAAGGTTGTTAGAAAAAATTAGAAAGATTTCTAGAGAAGGAAAGCAGAATAAAGTAATAAAGACGCATGTTAGAAACATGGTTATATTACCTGAAATGGTTGGTTTGAGGTTTGCCGTATATAACGGTAAGGAATTTGTTGAATTTCAAGTTGTACCAGAGATGATAGGACGTTACTTGGGAGAGTATTCAATAACCACAAAGAAAGTAGAGCACGGAGAGCCAGGTCTAAAGGCGACAAAATCAAGCCTATTCCTAGCAATGAAGGGATGA
- a CDS encoding 50S ribosomal protein L5: MSMQEAKKENVMRRVVLDKVTVNIGVGESGERLQKAYQLVQELTGVKPVYTKGRKSIREFGVRKGAPIGVKATLRRQAAVEFLKKVLPAVNFRLKQSSFDNYGNVSFGIAEHVLIPGTRYDPEIGIFGMDVAITLVRPGYRTMKRKRKKASIPRRHRVTKEEAINFMKENFNVTILEG; the protein is encoded by the coding sequence ATGAGTATGCAGGAAGCCAAGAAAGAAAATGTGATGAGAAGAGTAGTTTTAGATAAAGTGACTGTTAATATAGGAGTTGGTGAATCCGGAGAGAGACTGCAGAAGGCATATCAGCTTGTACAGGAGTTAACTGGCGTAAAACCAGTCTATACCAAGGGCAGAAAGTCTATAAGGGAATTTGGAGTTAGAAAAGGGGCTCCTATAGGAGTGAAGGCAACTTTAAGGAGGCAAGCAGCTGTTGAGTTTCTTAAAAAGGTTTTGCCTGCGGTGAATTTCAGGTTGAAGCAATCTAGCTTTGACAATTACGGAAATGTAAGTTTTGGAATTGCGGAGCATGTTTTAATACCGGGAACTAGGTATGATCCTGAGATAGGAATATTCGGAATGGATGTAGCGATAACGTTAGTGAGACCTGGTTATAGAACTATGAAAAGGAAAAGAAAGAAAGCGTCAATTCCTAGAAGACATAGAGTTACTAAAGAAGAAGCAATAAACTTCATGAAGGAAAACTTTAATGTCACAATTTTGGAGGGATGA
- a CDS encoding 50S ribosomal protein L6 yields the protein MKAAYIREEIQIPDKVKVSLENNVLKVKGPKGEVIKDFSYAKGIRIQLNEGKIILETTFADRRKKALLYSIIAHIKNMITGTINGYRYYLKVISTHFPISVKVSGDEVQVSNLIGEKNIRRAKILPGVKVTVKGEDIVVEGSDIYNVAQTAANIESSTKIVGYDRRIFSDGIYIYKKEVIGLEQSD from the coding sequence TTGAAGGCTGCCTATATTCGTGAGGAAATTCAAATCCCTGATAAAGTGAAAGTCTCACTTGAGAATAATGTTCTTAAAGTTAAAGGGCCAAAAGGTGAAGTTATTAAGGACTTTAGTTATGCGAAGGGCATAAGAATTCAGCTTAACGAGGGAAAGATTATATTAGAGACTACATTTGCTGATAGAAGAAAGAAGGCTTTGCTTTATAGTATAATTGCTCATATAAAGAACATGATTACAGGTACTATAAACGGTTATAGATACTATCTTAAAGTAATTTCAACTCACTTTCCAATATCAGTAAAAGTTAGCGGAGATGAAGTGCAAGTCTCAAATTTAATAGGCGAGAAAAATATTAGACGAGCCAAGATTCTTCCTGGTGTAAAGGTAACTGTAAAAGGAGAAGATATAGTTGTTGAAGGTTCCGATATATATAATGTCGCTCAGACAGCCGCCAATATAGAATCCTCCACAAAAATAGTAGGTTATGATAGAAGGATATTCTCAGATGGTATTTATATTTACAAAAAAGAGGTGATAGGTCTTGAGCAATCAGACTAA
- a CDS encoding 50S ribosomal protein L14, which produces MPEKMNVLGSRKGFTPALQHNSSVVVADNSGAKEAVIIGIYGYRGVLRRVPFANIADLVMVSVRKGSPDVRKQKFKAVIVRQRMPFRRPDGTWISFEDNAVVIINPDGTPKGTEVRGPIAREAAERWPKIASVATMVI; this is translated from the coding sequence ATGCCAGAAAAAATGAATGTTTTAGGGAGCAGGAAAGGATTTACCCCTGCTCTACAGCATAATAGTAGTGTAGTTGTTGCTGATAATAGTGGAGCTAAAGAGGCTGTAATTATTGGTATTTATGGGTATAGGGGTGTTCTCAGGAGAGTTCCTTTTGCTAATATAGCAGATTTAGTGATGGTATCAGTAAGGAAGGGTTCTCCTGATGTTAGAAAACAGAAGTTTAAGGCTGTAATAGTAAGACAAAGAATGCCCTTTAGGAGGCCAGATGGTACGTGGATATCATTTGAGGATAATGCAGTTGTGATTATAAATCCTGACGGTACTCCTAAAGGAACTGAGGTTAGAGGTCCTATAGCTAGGGAAGCTGCTGAGAGATGGCCTAAAATAGCCAGTGTAGCAACTATGGTGATATGA
- a CDS encoding 30S ribosomal protein S8, with product MPSINPLANALATLYNNEMRRNKQALITPASKLIISVLRVMQKEGYIGEFEYIDDGRAGKIIVQLLGRINKCGPISPRYPLDYNGLLRLPDYIRKYLPSKEIGIIIISTPKGVMSHRDGIREKIGGVTLGYVY from the coding sequence GTGCCTAGTATAAATCCTTTAGCAAACGCATTAGCAACATTATATAATAACGAGATGAGAAGAAATAAGCAAGCCCTAATTACGCCGGCTTCGAAGTTGATAATAAGCGTTCTAAGAGTCATGCAGAAGGAGGGCTATATAGGTGAGTTTGAGTATATTGATGATGGCAGGGCTGGTAAGATAATTGTTCAATTATTAGGTAGAATAAATAAGTGTGGTCCCATATCTCCCAGGTACCCACTGGATTACAATGGATTATTGAGATTACCTGATTACATTAGAAAGTATTTGCCGTCTAAAGAGATTGGTATTATTATTATTTCAACACCAAAGGGTGTTATGTCACATCGTGATGGAATAAGGGAGAAAATAGGTGGAGTAACCTTAGGTTACGTTTATTAA
- a CDS encoding 30S ribosomal protein S17 yields the protein MGKKGQLVKNVGIEGVSAPSKTCDDEYCPYHGSLKVRGIVLEGKLIRARANRTGTVEREYIFYDSKYKRYERRRSRIHVHIPSCLEVKEGDNVIIGESRPIAKSISFVILGVKR from the coding sequence TTGGGTAAAAAGGGTCAATTGGTTAAAAATGTGGGAATAGAGGGTGTTTCAGCTCCATCGAAGACCTGTGATGATGAGTATTGTCCTTATCACGGCAGTTTAAAGGTAAGGGGTATAGTATTAGAAGGAAAGTTAATTAGAGCTAGGGCAAATAGGACTGGAACAGTTGAAAGAGAGTACATTTTCTATGATTCTAAGTATAAGAGATATGAGAGACGTAGGAGTCGTATACACGTTCATATTCCTTCATGTTTAGAAGTGAAAGAAGGCGATAATGTTATAATAGGTGAAAGTAGACCTATTGCAAAGTCTATTTCATTTGTTATATTAGGGGTGAAGAGGTAA
- a CDS encoding 50S ribosomal protein L23 — MIIKEFLATEKAVKLIESQNTLTIIVNRNTTKKDIKNEVEKLFSVKVEKINTLITPKGEKKAYVKLKQEYKASDVAHKLGML, encoded by the coding sequence ATGATAATAAAAGAATTTTTGGCAACTGAGAAAGCAGTGAAACTGATAGAGAGTCAAAATACTCTAACAATAATAGTAAATAGGAATACAACTAAAAAGGATATTAAAAACGAGGTAGAGAAACTATTCAGTGTGAAGGTGGAGAAGATAAATACGTTGATTACTCCTAAAGGTGAAAAAAAGGCTTACGTTAAACTTAAGCAGGAATATAAAGCATCTGATGTGGCCCATAAACTGGGCATGTTGTAA
- a CDS encoding 50S ribosomal protein L18, whose product MTQGPNYRIKFRRRREGKTDYYTRYTYVINNAIRFVPRLTNKYVIVSVSKFDQKGDIMIAYAHSIELVKKYGWKGDTNNTPAAYLTGYLAGLRAVKSGVKAAVSDIGLFVPVKGGRIFAVIKGAIDAGLKVPVGDLGKLKDRVNGSHISAYAQKLKNENQELYNKLFSSYIQRGLDPVLLPQHFEEVLNKIKENGGK is encoded by the coding sequence ATGACACAGGGACCTAATTATAGGATAAAGTTTAGAAGGAGAAGAGAAGGAAAAACAGACTATTATACGAGATATACTTATGTTATTAATAATGCAATAAGGTTTGTTCCCAGGTTAACTAATAAGTACGTAATAGTAAGTGTGAGTAAGTTTGATCAAAAAGGAGATATAATGATAGCTTATGCTCACTCTATAGAACTAGTAAAGAAATATGGTTGGAAAGGGGATACTAATAATACACCTGCAGCATATCTTACTGGTTATCTAGCAGGATTAAGAGCCGTTAAATCTGGTGTGAAAGCTGCTGTTTCAGATATTGGCTTATTTGTACCTGTAAAAGGAGGGAGGATATTTGCAGTGATTAAAGGTGCAATAGACGCGGGCTTAAAGGTTCCCGTTGGCGATTTAGGTAAATTGAAAGACAGAGTTAATGGCAGCCATATATCTGCCTATGCTCAAAAATTGAAAAATGAGAACCAAGAATTATACAATAAGCTTTTCAGTTCATACATTCAGAGGGGTCTTGACCCTGTCTTGCTTCCTCAACACTTTGAGGAAGTGTTAAATAAGATTAAGGAAAATGGTGGTAAGTGA
- the rpmC gene encoding 50S ribosomal protein L29 — translation MPLEVDELRKMDLKQLKERLNELEMQLLKLRVESRMGTLKNTASIKNTRKDIARILTVIGEKSKKEAKK, via the coding sequence ATGCCTCTGGAAGTTGATGAATTGAGGAAAATGGATCTTAAACAGTTAAAGGAGAGATTGAATGAGTTAGAGATGCAACTATTAAAATTGAGAGTTGAATCTAGAATGGGTACATTGAAGAATACAGCATCAATAAAAAATACTAGGAAGGATATAGCACGTATCTTAACTGTAATTGGCGAGAAGAGTAAGAAGGAGGCAAAGAAGTAA
- a CDS encoding ribonuclease P protein subunit has product MRILNHTDPTLVGKEGLVIEDTENAFMIGSNSRKILVIKQNGLFQISTKGKIFVVPGTKLIGKPEKRGYKFG; this is encoded by the coding sequence GTGAGGATCTTGAATCACACTGATCCAACACTAGTTGGGAAGGAAGGATTGGTAATAGAAGACACAGAGAACGCATTTATGATTGGTTCCAATTCAAGGAAAATTCTAGTTATTAAGCAAAATGGATTATTTCAAATTAGCACAAAAGGTAAAATTTTTGTTGTACCTGGCACTAAGCTAATAGGTAAACCTGAAAAGAGGGGATATAAGTTTGGGTAA
- a CDS encoding 50S ribosomal protein L30, whose protein sequence is MNELIGVIRIRGWAATPWYIQDTLSMLRLKNAFNAMIYPKDSSIQGMLNLVSSYVTWGELNDEGLRLLVSKLEISRGKKVNEEYVKDKLNVDFQSFVESIKDGKLRLNKLDEIFSLPIRLHPPKGGFKGKVSRPFRAGGEFGYRGDKINELIRRMV, encoded by the coding sequence GTGAATGAACTGATAGGAGTAATTAGAATAAGAGGTTGGGCGGCAACTCCCTGGTATATTCAAGATACATTGAGTATGCTGAGATTAAAGAATGCATTTAATGCGATGATATATCCTAAAGATTCATCAATACAAGGTATGCTAAATTTAGTTTCATCATATGTTACATGGGGAGAGCTCAATGATGAAGGATTACGTTTATTGGTATCTAAACTGGAGATCTCTAGAGGTAAGAAAGTTAATGAAGAATATGTAAAGGACAAATTAAATGTAGATTTTCAAAGCTTTGTAGAGAGTATAAAAGACGGTAAGCTTAGATTGAATAAGCTTGATGAAATATTTAGTTTACCTATAAGGCTTCATCCACCTAAGGGAGGATTTAAAGGTAAGGTAAGCAGACCTTTTAGAGCTGGAGGAGAGTTTGGATATAGAGGAGATAAGATTAATGAGCTAATTAGGAGGATGGTATGA
- a CDS encoding 50S ribosomal protein L32e — MKSPGKAIKFLRFDWDKYYRIGRQERWRKPRGIDNAIRLELKGYQPKVKIGYRTDKQIRGLHPSGLRPILVKSVKDLEAFAKGKQDVIIIISSTIGLRKRIELIKKAEELGLKIANR; from the coding sequence ATGAAGTCTCCTGGAAAAGCGATAAAATTCCTTAGATTTGACTGGGATAAGTATTATAGAATAGGTAGACAAGAGAGATGGAGAAAGCCTAGAGGAATAGACAATGCTATAAGACTTGAGCTGAAAGGATATCAGCCAAAGGTAAAAATAGGGTATAGGACTGATAAGCAAATTAGAGGCTTACATCCATCTGGTTTAAGGCCTATTTTGGTAAAAAGTGTAAAGGATTTAGAGGCGTTCGCTAAAGGCAAGCAGGATGTGATAATCATAATAAGTTCAACAATAGGCTTAAGAAAGAGGATTGAGTTAATTAAGAAGGCTGAGGAGTTGGGCCTTAAAATCGCAAATAGGTGA
- a CDS encoding 30S ribosomal protein S14 yields MGKYKPPAERRFGKGVQLCKRCGSRDSVIQKYGLYLCRQCFREVAYPMGFRKTR; encoded by the coding sequence ATGGGAAAATATAAACCACCAGCGGAAAGGAGATTTGGAAAGGGAGTTCAACTTTGCAAGAGATGTGGCAGTAGAGATTCAGTTATTCAAAAGTATGGTTTATATTTATGTAGACAGTGCTTTAGAGAAGTAGCATACCCTATGGGGTTTAGAAAAACGAGGTGA